One segment of Argiope bruennichi chromosome 11, qqArgBrue1.1, whole genome shotgun sequence DNA contains the following:
- the LOC129956992 gene encoding histone H3 — translation MARTKQTARKSTGGKAPRKQLATKAARKSAPATGGVKKPHRYRPGTVALREIRRYQKSTELLIRKLPFQRLVREIAQDFKTDLRFQSSAVMALQEASEAYLVGLFEDTNLCAIHAKRVTIMPKDIQLARRIRGERA, via the coding sequence ATGGCACGTACCAAGCAGACCGCTCGTAAGAGTACTGGAGGTAAAGCCCCCAGGAAACAACTGGCTACTAAGGCCGCTCGTAAGAGCGCCCCAGCCACTGGAGGTGTTAAGAAGCCCCATCGTTACAGGCCCGGAACTGTTGCTTTGAGAGAAATCCGTCGTTATCAAAAATCCACTGAGCTCTTGATCCGAAAATTGCCATTCCAGCGTTTGGTTAGAGAAATCGCTCAGGACTTCAAAACTGATCTCCGATTCCAGAGTTCTGCTGTTATGGCTCTCCAGGAAGCTAGCGAAGCTTATTTAGTAGGCTTGTTCGAAGATACTAACTTGTGCGCTATCCACGCCAAGAGAGTAACTATCATGCCTAAGGACATTCAGCTCGCTAGACGAATTAGGGGTGAACGTGCCTAA
- the LOC129956990 gene encoding histone H1-III-like has protein sequence MSEETAAAPATPATATPKKKAKSGATKSKPNPPTHPKVSEMVVKSITTLKERGGSSLQAIKKHISSQYKVDIDRLTPFIKKYLKSAVAAGTLVQTKGKGANGSFKLSASGQKTKEPKKIVKKPKKEGAASPKKAKAPAKKTAKPKEKAEKKKKPAAAKKATAGAKKVAKPKSPKKAKATKPKAPKPKKLKSPKKAAPKKASKK, from the coding sequence ATGTCCGAGGAAACAGCCGCTGCCCCTGCAACTCCAGCCACTGCCACGCCtaagaaaaaggcaaaaagtgGCGCAACCAAATCGAAACCTAATCCTCCAACTCATCCCAAGGTTTCCGAAATGGTTGTGAAATCCATCACCACTCTGAAAGAGCGAGGTGGCTCTTCACTGCAAGCTATCAAAAAGCACATCAGCAGTCAGTACAAAGTCGACATCGACCGTTTGACtcctttcatcaaaaaatatttgaaaagcgcTGTCGCTGCTGGAACTCTGGTTCAAACCAAAGGAAAGGGAGCTAACGGTTCATTCAAGCTGAGTGCATCCGGTCAGAAAACCAAGGAGCCAAAGAAAATCGTGAAAAAGCCTAAAAAGGAAGGAGCTGCTTCTCCAAAGAAAGCAAAAGCCCCTGCTAAGAAAACGGCCAAGCCGAAGGAAAAAGCAGAGAAAAAGAAGAAGCCTGCTGCTGCTAAGAAAGCCACTGCTGGGGCTAAAAAAGTAGCCAAACCCAAATCTCCTAAGAAGGCAAAGGCTACAAAGCCAAAAGCTCCCAAGCCCAAGAAATTAAAATCACCCAAAAAAGCAGCTCCAAAAAAAGCTTCAAAGAAGTAA